A segment of the Bdellovibrio bacteriovorus genome:
ACCTTCAACAACGAAGTTGTCGTATTTAGTACCGAAAGCCACACCCAAAGAGTAGTTGCCTTTAACGTTCTTAACATCTGGATAGTCACCCACCCCGATAACGCCAGCTACATACTTGGTTTCGATTGGAGCCAAAGCTGTTTCTTCTTCCACTTTCATGGCAGCAGCCAGTTCCTCACGAATGATGTCGCGGGTATTTTCTTTTGGTTCTTCAACCTGCTGAACCTGAACAGGCTGTGCATACACAGGCTGCTGAACAGCTTGAGGTTGTTGCTGTTGTTGTTCGTTCATTTGATTGAACTTGTCGCCGAACAACACGTTAGCACGTTTTTTCTCGTCTTCCATACGAGCAGATTCCAGTTTTTCAACAATGCGCTGCTCTGTTTGCATTTCAGCGTCCTGACGGGCACGACGGATTTGTTCCGCACGGCTTTCAGTCAGTGGAGAAGCCTCAATAATAGTTGTAGGCTGCTTCTGAATTTGTTGCTGTTGCAACTGAGCTGTGGAAGTCGGTGTCGCCTGATTCAAAATATAGATAGGCTGACCGCTTACCGGTGCAGTGTTGGCAATTCCGGCCTGAGCGGCTGGAGCTGCAGGTGCTGTCTGGCTTGAATACATTTGGTCAAGCTCAGCATCAACATCGCTTTCAATACTTTGAGCAAGAGCAAACGTCGGCGCGATGCTCAAGGCAGCAAGTATATAGAAATACTTCTTCATAGAATCTCCTCGTGGTTCTGGTTATATAAAAACCTTTTAGTCACTGGTCGCATAGAGCAAGCCTGATGCCAACAGCGCCAAAAAGCGTCGCCGGCGTCTAAGTTATTGATATCCCCGGTATCTCGGGAACCCCCTCTCAACACCGCTTTTTCCGGACTGACGGGATTTGTGACAACTTCCAGTACGGTTTCTGAAATTCTTGCAAACCAGGGTCATTGTGCCCCTGACTATGGATAAATTTGGTAAAACCTCACTTCATAGTGATCCGGTGAAGCCGGAGCGTAGACCATATATAAGGAGATTCCTGGATGTCCCCTGCTCTATTCCTTCGTTCCTCTGCTGTTCTTCTTTCTCTTTCTCTTCTTAGTGCATGTGGCGGCTCTGGCGGCGGCAGCGACCTGAAGGTCGAACCTTCGAACTGTGAAGTATCCGGGAAATCCTTTGGTATTGTGAACGGCCAAACTCTGGCTTCCGGGAATGAGCTGAGCTCTTCCACGGTCATGGTTATCCATTTGAATTATAAAGAAGAGACCAGCATCTGCACCGGAACCCTGGTCGCCAAAGATAAAGTTCTGACGGCGGCTCACTGCATCTCCCGCTGGGGCGGCAAGACGGCCATCGCTTTCTCCAATAACGTGGGCTGCGTTTCTTCGGCTCCGAAAAGAACTTTGCGTATCGTGACCGACACGGCCGTGCCTGATGCTTATTCTTATTGGAACAAAACAGACTTTAACAACGCCTCGACAGATCTGGCCGTGTTGAAGTTCTCTGGCAGCATCCCTGAAGGTTATAAAATTCGCGAACTGCCGCAAAAATCCTATAGTGTGGCACCCACGGACCGTCTGGTTATGACGGGCTATGGAACCACCACGGAAAAAGGCGAAGACTCTGGAACTTTGCGCTTCACCTCCACACCTTCCTCCAATGTTCTGGGTACCAGCTTCTATCTGGCTTTGGTGGGCAAATCAGTTTCCGTTCCAAAAACCATCATCGTCGACCAGGCTAACACGGGCGTTTGCACGGGTGACTCGGGCGGTCCGCTTTATAATCAAGTCGGTTCCGACCTGACTCTGGTGGGTATCACTTCCATGGGTGTCGACAACCGCGCGACCGATGAAAAGAAAGTGCGCGTCTGCCACGGTGTTGCCCTGTTCACGGACGTTCGCGAACACCTGGATTGGATCAACGATCAAATCAATAAGCTTTAAGTCAGCTTAAAATTAAGGCAAATTCATGACAAAAGGGGCTTAATAGTCTCACTGCGGGTGTGGTGAAATGGTAGACACAGGAGACTCAAAATCTCCCGCGAAAGCATGGGGGTTCAAGTCCCTCCACCCGCACCAATCTTTCCCCTTTAAATTCTTCGGACACATCCTCGCTCTTTCTTTTTGGTTCTGGCTTCGCACTTTACACCTAAAAAAGTCTGGATATTCTCAAAAATATTCTCCTTGGCTCCGGGAATAGGTTTCCAGTTCTAATTGGCATCCTACAACATTCTCTATTGCCAGATGCCGCCTGTTCATTACCTCATTTTGCCACCCCACAACCCACATCCCCCACGAGGGGCATTTTTAAACAAATTGCGGTCGCTTTAATTTAAACACGCTATCCTTTATTCATGAAACTTGCTGATTGGTTTCGCAGTAAAGCCGCCCGCTTCTTCCTGTCGGAGTCTGAAAAGACTTTGCTGGATCGGTTCGAAATCAGCGAACAACGGACACGGACCATCTTGGATTCAGCCTACAACGCCTTTATTGGCATGGACAGCCAGGGGCTGATTACCGACTGGAACCGTCAGGCGGAAAAAACCTTCGGCTGGAAACGCACTGAAGCCCTGGGAAAAGAACTTTCTGAAATCGTCATTCCGCACAAGTACCGTGAAGCACACAAAAAAGGCCTGGCGCACTATATTGCCACGGGGGAAGGGCCGGTGCTGAACAAGCGGATGGAAATCACCGCTCTTCATCGTGACGGCCACGAAATCCCGGTCGAGATGACCATCTTTCCGTTTGAATACAACGGCAAGCATCTGTTTGGCTCTTTTCTGCATGACATCTCGGAACGCAAAGCTTCTGAAGCCAAAGTCCGCACGTTGTATCAGGATCTGGAGCAGCGGGTGCAGGAACGCACTCAGGAACTGGCACTGGCCAACAAACAATTAAAAGAAGAGGCCGCCAGCAGACAGCGATTGTATGAACAGGCGCAAACCGCGAACCGCCTGAAAGACGAATTTCTGGCCACCGTTTCGCATGAACTGCGCACTCCTTTAAATGTCATTCTTGGGCACAGTGATATTCTGAAAGACCCCGCAACAATACCGGAAGAAGCTCAAGCCTCTATCAACGCCATTCATCGCAATGCCCAGATTCAAGTGCAGATCATCAGTGACCTGCTGGATGTTTCACGTATTATTTCCGGCAGGCTGCAACTGCACGTGAAACCCATTGAAATCGAATCCGTGGTGGAAGCCGCTTATGAAAGTGTACAGATTGCAGCAAAGTCAAAAAACATCAAGGTGCGCGTGGAAGGCCCGGAGCGGATCAAAGCTGTCGGCGGCGATCCTGAACGCCTGCAACAGGTCCTGTGGAATTTGCTTTCCAATGCCATCAAGTTCACTCCCAAGGGTGGCAACATCACCGTAAGACTGTCCAACGTGGAGTCCCGGGTGCAGATAGATATCATCGACAACGGCAAAGGCATTGATCCGGATTTTCTTCCCTATGTTTTTGAGCGCTTCCGTCAGGAGGACGCCACCACCACCCGCCGCTATGGCGGGCTGGGACTGGGACTTGCCATTGTCCGGCACATCGTCGAGGGACACGGCGGGACTGTTTCAGCGAGCAGCGCCGGTCCCAATCAGGGAGCCAAGTTCACGGTGACGTTGCCGGTGCTGGCCGCGCAGTTGCACGAAGGATTTACAACCAGCCACTTTGGTTACGAGAACTTTGTGGAAACAAATCCCGAACACCCAAAAACTCTGGATGAAGTTCGCATCATGATCGTCGATGATGATGCCGACACCAGAAATCTTTTAAGTATTGTGTTGAAAAAAGCCGGAGCGAACGTCGTGACGGCGGACTCAGCCCAAAAAGCATTCGATCTGTATCAGGTTTTCAATCCCCAGATTCTGCTCAGTGATATCAGCATGCCTGATGTGGACGGATACAGCCTGCTTAAGATGATTCGCACTTTACCCAACACGGAAAATCTGTGGGCCGTGGCCCTGACTGCACACGCCCGTCCTGAAGAACATGAACGCGCTCTGGCTGCGGGCTTTCATGTGCACATCGCAAAACCGGTTCAGACTTCCGAACTTATCAATACCATCTCGGACCTGCTCACCTCTGGTGACAAGAATTCTTCATTACAAGATCGCACATTGTAATGTTCAATTTAGTCCGCACTTTCTTGCTTTCATGGGATTAAATACTTCATTGTAATTATTCAATTCATCTCTTTTGACTTAGAGTTTCTGCTTCATTTTTGCAAAGAGGTAGAAATTCATGGGTAGAAATTCATGAGCGTAAAAATTCCGACCACTCCCATCCCCTGCCAAAATTTTGTCAGCGGAAAATTCCAAAAAGGTTCCGGCCCGGCGATGGAGGTTGTCAGTCCTTATAATGGACAAATCATCGGTGGCCTTCATGCCTCCACCGCCAAAGACATCGATCTGGCTGTCCAGGAAGCTCATGCGGCCCAAAAAACCTGGGCCGATGTGCCTTTGAAAGAACGCACCAAAATCATGTTCAACTTCCGTCACATCCTGATGCGCGATCTGGATGAAATTGCCCACTTAAAAAGTTCTGAATCTGGAAAAACCTTTGCTGAAGGCAAAGCCGGCCTGATGAAGGGCATCGAAGTTCTGGAGTACGCCCTGTCCCTGCAAAACATGGATCTGGGTGGAAAAATGGAAGTCTCGCGCGGAGTCAGTTGTGAATTCCGCCGCGAACCTTTGGGAGTCATCGCAAATATCACGCCCTTCAACTTCCCGGCAATGGTTCCCATGTGGACGATCCCTATCGCTCTGACTTTGGGAAATGCCTATATCTGGAAACCTTCTGAAAAGACGCCGTTGACATCGATGAAAATCGCCGCGGCCCTTCAGGAAGCCGGGCTGCCGGATGGATTGTTCCAGGTTCTGCACGGAGGCAAAGACACCGTTGAAGCGATCATTGATCATCCTCAGGTCAAAGCTGTGGGCTTTGTGGGTTCCACCAAAGTGGCCCAGCAAGTTTATCAGCGTGGCACTGCTTTGGGAAAACGGGTCCTGGCATTGGGGGGCGCTAAAAACCATATCGTCCTTTTGCCGGACGCAAATCCTGAACTGACCGGAGCTGGCATCAGTGATTCATTCACTGGCTGTGCCGGTCAGCGCTGCATGGCTGCGGCGGTGGTTTTGGCCGTCGGCGACGTCGATCATCATATTCAAAAAATCATTCAGCGCGCCCAGTCCCTGGTTCTTGGAAAAGACATGGGGGCCATCATCACGAAATCGCAAGTGCAATTTTTGAAAGACGCCATCACCCGCGCCGAAAAAGAAGGCGCCAAAATTTTACTGGATGGTCGAAACACTCCGGCGCCGGCGGGCCTGGATCACGGTCACTGGATAGGTCCCACCATCATGGACAATGTCGCACCGAACAGCGAAGCCGCGACACTGGAGTTCTTCGGTCCGGTTCTAAGCATCATCCGCTGCCGCGACATCACTCACGCCATGCAAATTGAGAACAGCAATCCCTATGGCAACGCCTGCTCGGTGTTCACTTCCAGTGGCAGCCTGGCTGAAAAAGTCATTCGTCAGGCCTCCACGGGCATGGTCGGCGTGAACGTCGGAGTTCCGGTGCCGCGCGAGCCGTTTTCTTTCGGCGGCGTGAATGCTTCCAAGTTTGGTCATGGCGACATCACCGGCGAGCAGTCCCTGGATTTCTGGTCCAACACCAAAAAAGTAACAATGAAATGGGAAAAACAAGACGACAGCAACTGGATGTCTTAAAAAAGGATTTATAAGATGAAAAGATCAGCCCACGTTATTCTGACCTCTCACTCAAGCCAGGTGTTCAAGGACAGCCTGCCGATTCACTGGGGTGTCAAAAACCCCATGCAGCGCGGTCCGGTCATTGGTTCTTTAACCGATGTAAAACAAAGAAATGCCATCGGAACTCACAGCGGATCCTATGCTGTCTATCGTGCGCTTTCCATTGCCCAAGGGTCTTATTCCACCACCCACAAACCCGATCTGCACAACACCGACAGTCCGGTGCGCATGGGGCCGTTCCCGTCCTGGTCAGACCCGGACAAAATCGTGTCCATCGATCCCTGGGGCTTGGATATTCCAATTCACTTCAAAGATCTTTATGAAGCGGGCTATGACATCCGCCCTACGATCGCAGTGACCCAGGCGCATCTGCAAATTCCTGAAATCCATCAGGCCATCGATGCAGGTCGCCTGAAAGTTGACGGAAAAATCATTTTGGAAAGCAAAGACATCAAAGTCACCAAGGTGGCTTTTGAACCCGTGTGGTACCTGCCCGGCATTGCCAAACGTCTGAATGTCGACGAAGGCGATTTGCGCAAGATCCTGTTTCAGGAAACCGGCGGTATGTTCCCGGAACTGGTGACCCGCCCTGATTTGAAGGTGATGTTACCACCTATTGGCAGCACCACCGTTTACATTTTCGGAAACCCGCAGGATCTGTCGAACGAAAAAGTCGAGCTGACTTGCCGGGTGCATGACGAATGCAATGGCTCGGACGTGTTTGGTTCAGACATCTGCACCTGCCGACCTTATCTGATCTACGGCATTGAAGATGCCGCACGCACCGCCCAGCGCGGTGGCGTGGGATTGATCGCCTACTATCGCAAAGAGGGCCGGGCCTTGGGTGAAGTCACCAAGTTCCTGGTTTACAATGCCCGAAAACGTCAGGTGGGAGGCGATTCCGCATCGACTTACTTCCACCGCACGGAGTGTGTGGCCGGGGTCGAAGATGCCAGATTCCAGGAACTGATGCCGGACATTTTGCATTTCTTTGGCATCACCAAAATCCACAACCTGCACTCGATGAGCAACATGAAATACAACGCCATCGTCAAAAGCGGCATCGAAGTCGTGAACCGCATTTCTATCCCTGCGGAACTGATCCCAGCCGATGCGCAGGTTGAAATCGAAGCAAAAAAAGCCGCCGGCTATTTCAATCCGGGCGAAACCAAAACCGCCAAGGAACTGGAAACAGTTCTGGGGAGACCCATCGATGAATAACTCACACACCTACTCTGCCCAGGATCTGGATTTTCTGCTGTCGCCTTTGGCCATCCGCCAAAGTGCGGAAAAAATTCTGGAACTGACCAAATCCGGTCAGACGCATTTCCACTATCATGACGATCAGTTCGAACCGGTGGTGGACTATGTGATTGAAGTCATCCGCCAAAATTATCCGGCCCTGGAAATTCCGTTTCACTCGCGCTGGGGGCACTTCCGCGCCGGGGGCATTGATCGCATAAAAATCCTGCAGGAGCAGATTCAAAAATTTGACTCTTTGGAAAAAGCCCGCATCAAGCTGGATCTGGTGATCACCTCCGTGCTGCTGGATGCCGGCGCCGGAAATGTCTGGTCTTTCCATGAACAGAGCACCCAAAAGGATTTTGCCCGCTCTGAAGGCCTGGGAGTCGCGAGCTTTTATCTTTTCATGGAAGGCGCGCTTTCTGATGACGCCGACAAGCCTTTGCAGGCCACCGCAAAGGGTTTGCAACACCTGACCGTTCAAAAGCTTTCCGAGGTCTTCCAGGTGAGTGCCCAAAATCCTTTGGTGGGAGTCGAGGGTCGACTGTCCCTGCTTCGCAATCTGGGTAAAACCATCAGCGAGAAAAAGGACCTGTTCCCGGGGGGCCGTCCCGGCAGTCTGGTGGACTATCTGCACTTGCGATATGGAAAAAAAATCACCGGACCGCAGTTGCTGCGCGCGGTACTTGATGGCCTGGGTGAAATCTGGCCCGGTCGCGTGAAAGTCGCGGGTGTCAATCTGGGGGATATGTGGAACTATTCCAAAGTTCCCGGAGGCCTTGCAGCCTTCCACAAGTTGTCCCAGTGGATGACCTATTCTTTGATTGAGCCCCTGTTGGAAGCAGGCTTTGAAGTCATCGAGGTCGAAAAACTGACCGGCCTCGCGGAATATCGCAACGGCGGCCTGCTGCTGGATCGCGGTCTGATTTCTTTAAAAGACCCGGGCCTGGCCGAAAAAAGCCATCGTCCGGATTCAGAACTGATCATCGAATGGCGCGGTTTGACCGTGTCTTTGCTGGATCGAATCGGCCAGCAGGTTCAAAGCAAGCTGAAAAAATCCCCGTCTGAATTCCCGCTGGCCAAAGTTCTGGAAGGCGGCACCTGGTGGGCGGGTCGCAAGGCCGCAAAAGCCCTGCGTGCAGACAGTTCTCCGCCGCTGAAAATTGAAAGCGACGGCACGGTTTTCTAAGGTTTATTTTTTAAGGAGAATTTTGTGAATTCAAAAGTCAAAGTCATCGACCATCCCCTGCTTCGTCACAAGCTGGGTTACCTGCGCGACAAGAACACGTACTCTCAGGACTTCCGCGAAATCGTCAAAGAAATCTCGAAGGTTCTGGTTTACGAGGCCATGCGCGACTGGCAGCACATGGAAAAGATCGCCATTGAAACCCCGATCGCCAAAACAGAAGCCCAGCGCATTGTGCGTGCCCCCGTAGTGGTCTCCATCATGCGCGCAGGAAACGGCATGCTGGATGGTGCCCTGTCCATGCTGCCTTTTGCAAGCACCGGGTTCATCGGCATTTATCGTGACAAGTTCATTCAAAACACCGTGGAATACTATTTCAAAATGCCTCAGGACATCAAAGGCAAGGACGTGCTTTTGTGTGATCCATTGATCGCCACGGCCGACACGATGATTGCCGCCATTGACCGCCTGAAAAACTATGGCGTGGGTCAGATCAAGGTCATCAGCATTCTGACCAGCCAGACTGGTCTGGACAAAGTTCACCACTATCACCCGGATGTAGAAGTCTATACCGTTAACATTGAACATGAGATGAACGAAATGGGCTATCTGGTGCCGGGCCTCGGTGATGCCGGAGACCGTCTGTTCCAAACCAAGTAGGTGTTATGAGTCGTCCCCATATTATCGGAGTCGCTGGCGGCAGCGGCTCGGGCAAAACATACTTCGCCAAAGAACTGCAAAAGATGCTGGGATCTGAAAACTGCAGCATCCTTTATCAGGACAACTACTATATTGACCAGTCTGCACGTTTTGATGGTGATGGGGGCTCGGTGAACTTTGATCATCCCCAGGCTTTGGATTTCACCCTGCTGGCTCGGGGGCTTCAGACCCTTAAAATGGGCCAGCCTCTGCATGTCCCGATATATGACTTTGTCACCCATTCCCGCAAAAGCGAAACCCTGCTGGAACGGCCCAAACGGGTCATCATTGTCGATGGCATTTTGATTCTGCATTCGCAGGAAGTGCGGGCCGAGCTGGACGAAGCCGTCTTTTTTGACACGCCAGAGGACCTGCGTTTTCAGCGTCGTCTGCACCGCGACGTCCATGAGCGCGGCCGCACCCCCGAAGGCGTGAAAAAGCAATTTGAACTTCAGGTCCGCCCTATGCATGACGAGTTTGTAGAGCCATCCAAAAGACACGCCCAAACTATTGTGACAGACTGCGGGGATTATCACGCAGTACTTTCAAGGATTTCACAACGTCTGCAAAACACCCTGCCCGTGCGTTAATTGCCGGGCTTTCGTTCATTCAGCTTTCACTTAAAGCGAACGTGGCATTTTGAGATAGACCCTGAGTGCGGACAGGTGTAGACAT
Coding sequences within it:
- a CDS encoding S1 family peptidase, which encodes MSPALFLRSSAVLLSLSLLSACGGSGGGSDLKVEPSNCEVSGKSFGIVNGQTLASGNELSSSTVMVIHLNYKEETSICTGTLVAKDKVLTAAHCISRWGGKTAIAFSNNVGCVSSAPKRTLRIVTDTAVPDAYSYWNKTDFNNASTDLAVLKFSGSIPEGYKIRELPQKSYSVAPTDRLVMTGYGTTTEKGEDSGTLRFTSTPSSNVLGTSFYLALVGKSVSVPKTIIVDQANTGVCTGDSGGPLYNQVGSDLTLVGITSMGVDNRATDEKKVRVCHGVALFTDVREHLDWINDQINKL
- a CDS encoding PAS domain-containing hybrid sensor histidine kinase/response regulator, with the translated sequence MKLADWFRSKAARFFLSESEKTLLDRFEISEQRTRTILDSAYNAFIGMDSQGLITDWNRQAEKTFGWKRTEALGKELSEIVIPHKYREAHKKGLAHYIATGEGPVLNKRMEITALHRDGHEIPVEMTIFPFEYNGKHLFGSFLHDISERKASEAKVRTLYQDLEQRVQERTQELALANKQLKEEAASRQRLYEQAQTANRLKDEFLATVSHELRTPLNVILGHSDILKDPATIPEEAQASINAIHRNAQIQVQIISDLLDVSRIISGRLQLHVKPIEIESVVEAAYESVQIAAKSKNIKVRVEGPERIKAVGGDPERLQQVLWNLLSNAIKFTPKGGNITVRLSNVESRVQIDIIDNGKGIDPDFLPYVFERFRQEDATTTRRYGGLGLGLAIVRHIVEGHGGTVSASSAGPNQGAKFTVTLPVLAAQLHEGFTTSHFGYENFVETNPEHPKTLDEVRIMIVDDDADTRNLLSIVLKKAGANVVTADSAQKAFDLYQVFNPQILLSDISMPDVDGYSLLKMIRTLPNTENLWAVALTAHARPEEHERALAAGFHVHIAKPVQTSELINTISDLLTSGDKNSSLQDRTL
- a CDS encoding CoA-acylating methylmalonate-semialdehyde dehydrogenase, which codes for MSVKIPTTPIPCQNFVSGKFQKGSGPAMEVVSPYNGQIIGGLHASTAKDIDLAVQEAHAAQKTWADVPLKERTKIMFNFRHILMRDLDEIAHLKSSESGKTFAEGKAGLMKGIEVLEYALSLQNMDLGGKMEVSRGVSCEFRREPLGVIANITPFNFPAMVPMWTIPIALTLGNAYIWKPSEKTPLTSMKIAAALQEAGLPDGLFQVLHGGKDTVEAIIDHPQVKAVGFVGSTKVAQQVYQRGTALGKRVLALGGAKNHIVLLPDANPELTGAGISDSFTGCAGQRCMAAAVVLAVGDVDHHIQKIIQRAQSLVLGKDMGAIITKSQVQFLKDAITRAEKEGAKILLDGRNTPAPAGLDHGHWIGPTIMDNVAPNSEAATLEFFGPVLSIIRCRDITHAMQIENSNPYGNACSVFTSSGSLAEKVIRQASTGMVGVNVGVPVPREPFSFGGVNASKFGHGDITGEQSLDFWSNTKKVTMKWEKQDDSNWMS
- a CDS encoding GTP cyclohydrolase II, giving the protein MKRSAHVILTSHSSQVFKDSLPIHWGVKNPMQRGPVIGSLTDVKQRNAIGTHSGSYAVYRALSIAQGSYSTTHKPDLHNTDSPVRMGPFPSWSDPDKIVSIDPWGLDIPIHFKDLYEAGYDIRPTIAVTQAHLQIPEIHQAIDAGRLKVDGKIILESKDIKVTKVAFEPVWYLPGIAKRLNVDEGDLRKILFQETGGMFPELVTRPDLKVMLPPIGSTTVYIFGNPQDLSNEKVELTCRVHDECNGSDVFGSDICTCRPYLIYGIEDAARTAQRGGVGLIAYYRKEGRALGEVTKFLVYNARKRQVGGDSASTYFHRTECVAGVEDARFQELMPDILHFFGITKIHNLHSMSNMKYNAIVKSGIEVVNRISIPAELIPADAQVEIEAKKAAGYFNPGETKTAKELETVLGRPIDE
- a CDS encoding URC4/urg3 family protein, producing the protein MNNSHTYSAQDLDFLLSPLAIRQSAEKILELTKSGQTHFHYHDDQFEPVVDYVIEVIRQNYPALEIPFHSRWGHFRAGGIDRIKILQEQIQKFDSLEKARIKLDLVITSVLLDAGAGNVWSFHEQSTQKDFARSEGLGVASFYLFMEGALSDDADKPLQATAKGLQHLTVQKLSEVFQVSAQNPLVGVEGRLSLLRNLGKTISEKKDLFPGGRPGSLVDYLHLRYGKKITGPQLLRAVLDGLGEIWPGRVKVAGVNLGDMWNYSKVPGGLAAFHKLSQWMTYSLIEPLLEAGFEVIEVEKLTGLAEYRNGGLLLDRGLISLKDPGLAEKSHRPDSELIIEWRGLTVSLLDRIGQQVQSKLKKSPSEFPLAKVLEGGTWWAGRKAAKALRADSSPPLKIESDGTVF
- the upp gene encoding uracil phosphoribosyltransferase translates to MNSKVKVIDHPLLRHKLGYLRDKNTYSQDFREIVKEISKVLVYEAMRDWQHMEKIAIETPIAKTEAQRIVRAPVVVSIMRAGNGMLDGALSMLPFASTGFIGIYRDKFIQNTVEYYFKMPQDIKGKDVLLCDPLIATADTMIAAIDRLKNYGVGQIKVISILTSQTGLDKVHHYHPDVEVYTVNIEHEMNEMGYLVPGLGDAGDRLFQTK
- the udk gene encoding uridine kinase, which codes for MSRPHIIGVAGGSGSGKTYFAKELQKMLGSENCSILYQDNYYIDQSARFDGDGGSVNFDHPQALDFTLLARGLQTLKMGQPLHVPIYDFVTHSRKSETLLERPKRVIIVDGILILHSQEVRAELDEAVFFDTPEDLRFQRRLHRDVHERGRTPEGVKKQFELQVRPMHDEFVEPSKRHAQTIVTDCGDYHAVLSRISQRLQNTLPVR